The following are from one region of the Noviherbaspirillum sedimenti genome:
- the hisS gene encoding histidine--tRNA ligase: MSENKKAEKIVGVKGMNDILPADAPLWELFENTVQSVLKSYGFQQIRTPIVEPTALFARGLGAVTDIVEKEMYSFTDSMNGDNLTLRPESTAGVVRAALEHNLTYDGPKRLWYAGPMFRHERPQRGRYRQFHQVGAEAIGFSGPDIDAELIMLCQRLWDDLGLSDIRLELNSIGDAEERHRHRADLIAYFEQHADLLDEDARRRLHSNPLRILDTKNPAMQAMVNEAPKLIDYLGEESRAHFEGVQKILRHNSIPFTINPRLVRGMDYYNRTVFEWVTDQLGSQGTVCGGGRYDPLVEMFGGKATPACGFAMGVERLLELMKASGEQFARNHCDVYLVHQGEGAQMQAFVLSERLRDAGLDVVLHCATTAGTGSFKSQMKRADASGAAFALIIGEDEVAAGNVTVKAMRAEEEQNKQVTVAFDKAVEHVVDQIVGAGDEHDHDHNHEHIHYHH; this comes from the coding sequence ATGTCTGAAAACAAGAAAGCAGAGAAAATTGTCGGCGTGAAGGGGATGAATGACATCCTGCCGGCAGATGCGCCCCTGTGGGAGTTGTTCGAGAATACCGTGCAATCGGTATTGAAGAGCTACGGCTTCCAGCAGATCCGCACGCCCATCGTCGAGCCGACCGCGCTGTTTGCGCGCGGCCTGGGCGCGGTCACCGATATCGTCGAGAAGGAAATGTATTCCTTCACCGATTCGATGAATGGCGACAACCTGACGCTGCGCCCGGAAAGCACTGCCGGCGTGGTGCGCGCGGCGCTCGAGCATAATCTGACCTACGATGGCCCCAAGCGCCTGTGGTACGCCGGCCCGATGTTCCGCCACGAGCGTCCGCAGCGCGGCCGCTATCGCCAGTTTCACCAGGTCGGCGCCGAAGCGATCGGTTTTTCCGGGCCGGACATCGATGCCGAACTGATCATGCTGTGCCAGCGCCTGTGGGATGACCTTGGCCTGTCGGACATCCGTCTCGAACTCAATTCGATCGGCGATGCCGAAGAGCGCCATCGTCACCGTGCCGACCTGATCGCGTATTTCGAGCAGCATGCCGACTTGCTGGACGAGGATGCCAGGCGGCGCCTGCATTCGAACCCGCTGCGCATCCTGGATACCAAGAATCCGGCGATGCAGGCGATGGTCAATGAAGCACCGAAGCTGATCGATTACCTCGGCGAGGAATCGCGCGCCCACTTCGAGGGTGTGCAGAAGATCCTGCGCCACAACAGCATTCCGTTTACCATCAACCCGCGCCTGGTGCGCGGCATGGATTACTACAACCGCACCGTGTTCGAATGGGTGACCGACCAGCTTGGTTCGCAAGGCACGGTCTGCGGCGGCGGCCGCTACGATCCGCTGGTCGAGATGTTCGGCGGTAAAGCAACCCCGGCCTGCGGCTTCGCCATGGGCGTCGAGCGCCTGCTGGAACTGATGAAGGCCAGCGGTGAGCAATTCGCCCGCAATCATTGCGACGTCTACCTGGTGCACCAGGGCGAGGGGGCGCAGATGCAGGCTTTCGTGCTGTCTGAGCGCTTGCGCGATGCCGGCCTGGATGTGGTGCTGCATTGCGCGACGACCGCCGGCACCGGCAGCTTCAAGTCGCAGATGAAGCGCGCCGACGCCAGCGGTGCAGCCTTCGCCCTGATCATCGGCGAAGACGAAGTGGCGGCCGGCAATGTTACGGTCAAGGCCATGCGTGCCGAGGAAGAGCAGAACAAGCAGGTCACGGTCGCCTTCGACAAAGCGGTTGAGCACGTTGTCGACCAGATCGTCGGGGCAGGCGACGAACATGACCACGATCACAATCACGAGCATATCCATTACCACCATTAA
- a CDS encoding YfgM family protein: MAYDLEEQEQMASIKAWWKQYGNLITWVLIIALGGYAAWTGWKTYQGNQATQAGMLYEELQKAAGGKDAAKVARAAADLQDKFGRTAYAEMGALAAAKTAFDAGDLKAAKAQLEWVAKSGQHDEYKAVAKVRLAGILLDEKAYDEGLKLLAGDFPASFAAAVADRKGDILVAQNKLEEARTAYRSALEKMDENNPGRQLVQLKLDAIGGAAAKTAA; this comes from the coding sequence ATGGCATACGATCTCGAAGAACAAGAACAAATGGCTTCCATCAAGGCTTGGTGGAAGCAATATGGCAACCTGATTACCTGGGTGTTGATCATCGCGCTGGGCGGCTATGCCGCCTGGACCGGCTGGAAGACTTATCAGGGCAACCAGGCGACGCAGGCGGGCATGCTGTATGAGGAATTGCAGAAAGCCGCTGGCGGCAAGGACGCCGCCAAGGTGGCGCGCGCTGCCGCTGATTTGCAGGACAAGTTCGGCCGCACGGCGTATGCCGAGATGGGCGCGCTGGCTGCCGCCAAAACGGCCTTCGATGCCGGCGACCTCAAGGCTGCCAAGGCGCAGCTCGAATGGGTGGCGAAAAGCGGCCAGCACGACGAATACAAGGCGGTAGCGAAGGTACGCCTGGCCGGCATCCTGCTGGATGAAAAGGCTTACGACGAAGGCCTGAAGCTCCTGGCTGGCGATTTCCCGGCGTCGTTTGCGGCTGCCGTGGCCGACCGCAAGGGCGATATCCTGGTAGCGCAGAACAAGCTGGAAGAAGCACGCACGGCATATCGCAGCGCGCTGGAAAAAATGGATGAAAATAATCCGGGGCGCCAGCTGGTGCAGCTGAAACTGGATGCGATCGGCGGCGCAGCGGCCAAGACCGCGGCTTGA
- the bamB gene encoding outer membrane protein assembly factor BamB gives MRIVLKLAVAGTVVALAGCSTLSSLNPFSSKKAPSNPPAALVEFKPTLAATAAWTVGVGSAGAHVFSPAAARNSLFAAAADGTLTRIEAASGRALWRINAGMPLTAGVGSDGNLVVVAGEKGRILAFDENGKEVWKAQASSEVLSAPAVGLGLVVVRSVDNSIAGFDAATGKRRWVLQRSLPTLTLRSAPGIVIADGNAYAALPGGRLLAVTLNNGGPRWEVAVGEARGATELERMADTSGAPLLLGRDVCAVAYQGRAACFDGIGGTARWARNLSSEVGLGGDERFVFAADEAGSLHALTRESGASVWRNKQLANRRLSAPLSFGRAVVVADYQGYVHFLSREDGTMLARVATDGSPVMGTPVVAGSHAVFQTRDGTLVAFGVN, from the coding sequence ATGCGTATTGTTTTGAAACTGGCTGTCGCGGGAACCGTTGTCGCGCTCGCGGGATGTTCCACCCTGTCTTCGCTGAATCCCTTTTCCAGCAAGAAGGCGCCGAGCAATCCGCCGGCAGCGCTGGTCGAGTTCAAGCCGACCCTGGCGGCGACCGCCGCCTGGACGGTTGGCGTCGGCAGCGCCGGCGCGCACGTGTTTTCGCCGGCCGCGGCCCGCAACAGCCTGTTCGCCGCCGCCGCCGACGGCACGCTGACCCGTATCGAGGCCGCCAGCGGCCGCGCCCTGTGGCGCATCAATGCCGGCATGCCGCTGACCGCAGGGGTTGGCAGCGACGGCAACCTGGTCGTGGTGGCTGGCGAGAAGGGCCGCATCCTGGCATTCGATGAAAATGGCAAGGAAGTCTGGAAGGCGCAGGCCTCGAGCGAAGTGCTGTCGGCGCCGGCGGTCGGCCTGGGCCTGGTGGTGGTGCGCAGTGTCGACAACAGCATCGCCGGCTTTGATGCGGCAACCGGCAAGCGCCGCTGGGTCCTGCAGCGCAGCTTGCCTACCCTGACCTTGCGCAGCGCGCCTGGCATTGTCATCGCCGATGGCAATGCCTACGCGGCCCTGCCAGGCGGGCGCCTGTTGGCGGTGACGCTGAATAACGGCGGTCCGCGCTGGGAGGTGGCGGTCGGCGAGGCGCGTGGCGCCACCGAACTTGAACGCATGGCCGATACATCCGGCGCGCCGCTGCTGCTGGGGCGCGATGTTTGCGCGGTGGCCTATCAAGGGCGCGCGGCCTGTTTTGACGGTATCGGCGGCACAGCGCGCTGGGCGCGCAACCTGTCGAGCGAAGTTGGCCTGGGCGGCGACGAGCGTTTCGTGTTCGCCGCCGATGAGGCCGGCTCGCTGCACGCATTGACCCGCGAGAGCGGCGCCAGCGTCTGGCGCAACAAGCAATTGGCCAACCGCCGCCTGTCGGCACCGCTGTCCTTCGGCCGTGCCGTGGTGGTGGCGGATTACCAGGGCTATGTCCATTTCCTTTCACGTGAAGACGGCACCATGCTGGCGCGCGTAGCGACCGATGGCAGCCCGGTGATGGGCACGCCGGTGGTGGCGGGTTCGCATGCCGTTTTCCAGACCAGGGACGGTACCCTGGTCGCCTTTGGAGTTAACTGA
- the der gene encoding ribosome biogenesis GTPase Der, producing the protein MKPVIALVGRPNVGKSTLFNRLTRSRDALVADLPGLTRDRHYGEGRVGERPFLVIDTGGFEPVAKEGIMHEMAKQTKQAVAEADAVIFLVDGRQGLTPHDKTITDFLRKSGRQVLLVVNKSEGMKYTTVTADFYELGLGDPYVISAAHGDGVHDLVNETLDLVFGARQAEQEEPEEKQESGIKLAIVGRPNVGKSTLVNALLGEERVIAFDMPGTTRDSIEIPFEREGKHYTLIDTAGIRRRGKVFEAIEKFSVVKTLQSISEANVVLLLLDAQQDISEQDAHIAGFILESGRALVVGINKWDGLTSDRRDEIKIDLDRKLSFLSFAKFHFISALKSTGIGPLMKSVNSAYAAAMINLSTPKLTRALEEAVEHQQPRRKGSIRPKMRYAHQGGQNPPIVVIHGNALDAIDDNYKRYLEKHFRETFSLIGTPLRIEFRSGKNPFTK; encoded by the coding sequence ATGAAACCGGTAATTGCATTAGTCGGAAGGCCGAATGTCGGCAAGTCCACGCTGTTCAACCGCCTGACGCGGTCGCGTGATGCCCTGGTGGCTGATCTTCCAGGCCTCACGCGCGACCGCCATTACGGCGAGGGCCGCGTCGGCGAACGTCCCTTCCTGGTGATCGATACCGGTGGCTTCGAGCCGGTCGCCAAGGAAGGCATCATGCATGAGATGGCTAAGCAGACCAAACAGGCCGTGGCCGAAGCCGATGCCGTCATCTTCCTGGTCGATGGCCGCCAGGGCCTCACGCCCCATGACAAGACCATCACGGATTTCCTGCGCAAGTCGGGCCGTCAGGTGCTGTTGGTCGTCAACAAGTCCGAGGGCATGAAGTACACCACGGTCACCGCCGATTTCTACGAACTTGGCCTGGGCGATCCTTATGTCATTTCCGCTGCCCATGGCGATGGCGTGCATGACCTCGTCAACGAGACGCTCGACCTGGTGTTCGGCGCCAGGCAGGCGGAGCAAGAAGAGCCTGAAGAGAAGCAGGAATCCGGCATCAAGCTGGCCATCGTGGGCCGCCCCAACGTCGGCAAATCGACCCTGGTCAATGCCTTGCTCGGCGAAGAGCGCGTGATCGCCTTCGATATGCCCGGCACCACGCGCGACTCGATCGAAATCCCGTTCGAGCGCGAGGGCAAGCATTACACCCTGATCGACACCGCCGGTATCCGCCGGCGCGGCAAGGTTTTCGAGGCGATCGAGAAATTCTCGGTGGTCAAGACCCTGCAATCGATTTCGGAAGCCAATGTGGTCCTGCTCCTGCTCGATGCACAGCAAGACATCTCGGAACAGGATGCCCATATTGCCGGCTTCATCCTGGAGTCGGGCCGGGCGCTGGTGGTCGGCATCAACAAGTGGGATGGCCTGACCAGCGACCGCCGCGATGAAATCAAGATTGACCTGGATCGCAAGCTCAGTTTCCTGTCCTTTGCCAAGTTCCATTTCATTTCGGCGCTCAAGTCCACCGGCATCGGTCCCCTGATGAAGTCGGTCAATTCGGCCTATGCCGCAGCCATGATCAATCTTTCTACGCCGAAGCTGACGCGCGCCCTGGAAGAGGCGGTGGAGCACCAGCAGCCGCGCCGCAAGGGGTCGATCCGGCCGAAGATGCGTTATGCGCACCAGGGCGGGCAGAATCCGCCGATCGTGGTTATCCACGGCAATGCACTGGATGCCATCGACGACAACTACAAGCGTTACCTGGAAAAGCATTTCCGGGAAACTTTTTCGCTGATTGGTACGCCATTGCGGATCGAATTCAGGTCAGGAAAAAACCCCTTCACCAAGTAG
- the hfq gene encoding RNA chaperone Hfq translates to MSNKGQLLQDPFLNALRKEHVPVSIYLVNGIKLQGHVESFDQYVVLLRNTVTQMVYKHAISTVVPARAVNLNVDTEAE, encoded by the coding sequence ATGAGCAATAAAGGGCAACTGTTACAAGACCCCTTCCTGAACGCCTTACGCAAAGAGCACGTCCCGGTTTCAATCTACCTGGTCAATGGCATCAAGCTGCAAGGACATGTCGAATCCTTCGATCAATACGTGGTCCTGCTGCGCAATACCGTCACGCAAATGGTTTACAAGCATGCGATCTCCACGGTGGTCCCGGCGCGTGCGGTCAACCTGAACGTCGATACCGAAGCGGAATAA
- the hflX gene encoding GTPase HflX yields MRTALVGVDFGKGDFAASLEELSLLAKSAGAQPVVTIIGRRASPDAALFVGSGKADEIANAVRDETLELVIFNHALSPAQQRNLERHLKVRVVDRTSLILDIFAQRAQSHEGKVQVELAQLQHLATRLVRGWTHLERQKGGIGLRGPGETQLETDRRLLGERVKALRAKLDKLRRQHATQRRARSRSNTFSVSLVGYTNAGKSTLFNSLTKARAYAADQLFATLDTTSRRLHLDEVGSIVISDTVGFIRELPHQLVAAFRATLEETIQADLLLHVVDAASPARMEQIEQVNLVLKEIGADDIPQILVWNKIDAAGLEPAVERNEYDKIRRVFISAQTGAGLDLLRQAMAEFARESGAAPLAGASVQVINDAHI; encoded by the coding sequence ATGCGCACGGCTCTAGTCGGCGTCGATTTCGGCAAGGGCGACTTTGCCGCCAGCCTGGAAGAGTTGTCGCTGCTGGCCAAGTCCGCCGGCGCGCAGCCGGTAGTCACCATCATTGGCCGGCGCGCCAGTCCGGATGCCGCATTGTTTGTCGGCAGCGGCAAGGCCGACGAAATCGCCAACGCGGTACGCGACGAGACCCTGGAGCTGGTGATTTTCAATCATGCCCTGTCGCCGGCCCAGCAGCGCAACCTCGAACGCCACCTGAAGGTGCGGGTGGTCGACCGTACCAGCCTGATCCTCGACATTTTCGCGCAACGCGCGCAAAGCCACGAGGGCAAGGTGCAGGTCGAGCTGGCCCAGTTACAGCATCTGGCAACTCGCCTGGTGCGCGGCTGGACCCATCTGGAACGGCAAAAGGGTGGTATCGGCTTGCGCGGTCCCGGTGAAACGCAGCTGGAAACCGATCGCCGCCTGTTGGGCGAGCGGGTCAAGGCCTTGCGCGCCAAACTGGACAAGCTGCGCCGCCAGCACGCCACGCAGCGCCGTGCGCGCTCCCGCAGCAATACTTTTTCAGTGTCGCTGGTCGGCTATACCAATGCCGGCAAGTCGACCCTGTTCAACTCGCTGACGAAGGCGCGGGCTTATGCCGCCGACCAGCTGTTCGCCACCCTGGATACGACTTCGCGGCGGCTGCACCTGGACGAAGTGGGCAGCATCGTGATTTCGGATACGGTCGGTTTCATCCGCGAGTTGCCGCATCAACTGGTGGCGGCTTTCCGCGCCACCCTGGAGGAAACCATCCAGGCCGACCTGTTGCTGCATGTGGTCGATGCGGCCAGCCCGGCGCGCATGGAGCAGATCGAGCAGGTCAACCTGGTACTCAAGGAAATTGGCGCCGACGATATTCCGCAGATTCTGGTCTGGAACAAGATCGATGCGGCGGGCCTGGAGCCGGCGGTGGAGCGTAATGAGTATGATAAAATCCGGCGTGTTTTCATCAGCGCCCAAACCGGCGCCGGCCTGGATCTTTTGCGCCAGGCCATGGCGGAGTTTGCCAGGGAGAGTGGCGCGGCCCCGCTCGCGGGCGCATCCGTGCAGGTGATCAATGACGCGCATATTTAG
- the hflK gene encoding FtsH protease activity modulator HflK — translation MLAPILKKIGLKFSINDPRWGRGSQDDNQNQNQNPQDGKRPEGPPDLDELWRDFNQRLNRLFGGKKGGGNGPGGFKPEMRGAGFGIFGIAAVVLAFLWLISGFFIVQEGQTGVVLTFGKYTHKTPAGFNWRWPAPIQTHEIVNVSQVRTAEVGYRGSVRNKQTSESLMLTDDENIIDIQFAVQYTLSDAEKWIFSNREQEEMVKQVAESAIREVVGRNKMDFVLYEDRAKVAFDAKKLMQDILDRYNAGVLVTNVATQGVQPPEQVQAAFDDAVKAGQDRERQKNEGQAYANDVIPRARGAAERLLQEAEAYRARVGETAQGDASRFKQVVAEYQKAPAVTRDRMYLDTMQQIFSNTGKVMIDAKSGNNLLYLPLDKLIAHTAGQDAANAARAPAASAAAAAGSPEAAAQTLEAERALRSQDARSSREREGR, via the coding sequence ATGCTTGCCCCAATACTAAAAAAAATCGGTCTCAAGTTTTCGATCAACGATCCCCGCTGGGGTCGTGGTTCGCAAGACGACAACCAGAACCAGAACCAGAATCCGCAGGATGGCAAGCGGCCGGAAGGCCCGCCCGACCTCGATGAATTGTGGCGCGATTTCAACCAGCGCCTGAACCGCCTGTTTGGCGGCAAGAAGGGCGGCGGCAATGGCCCTGGCGGCTTCAAGCCGGAAATGCGCGGCGCCGGCTTCGGCATCTTCGGCATCGCCGCGGTCGTGCTGGCTTTCCTGTGGCTGATCAGCGGATTTTTCATTGTCCAGGAAGGCCAGACCGGTGTGGTTTTGACTTTTGGCAAGTACACGCATAAAACGCCGGCCGGTTTCAACTGGCGCTGGCCGGCGCCGATCCAGACCCATGAAATCGTCAACGTGTCGCAGGTGCGCACTGCCGAAGTCGGCTATCGCGGCAGTGTCCGCAACAAGCAGACCAGTGAATCGCTGATGCTGACCGACGACGAGAACATCATCGACATCCAGTTCGCGGTGCAATACACCCTGAGCGATGCCGAAAAATGGATTTTCAGTAATCGCGAACAGGAAGAAATGGTCAAGCAGGTGGCTGAATCGGCAATTCGTGAAGTGGTCGGCAGGAACAAGATGGATTTCGTGCTGTACGAAGATCGCGCCAAGGTGGCCTTCGACGCCAAGAAACTGATGCAGGACATCCTCGACCGCTACAATGCCGGCGTACTGGTGACCAACGTCGCCACACAGGGCGTGCAACCGCCCGAGCAGGTGCAGGCGGCCTTCGACGACGCCGTCAAGGCCGGGCAGGACCGCGAGCGCCAGAAAAATGAAGGCCAGGCCTACGCCAATGACGTGATTCCAAGGGCGCGCGGCGCCGCCGAGCGCCTGTTGCAGGAAGCCGAAGCCTACCGTGCGCGCGTCGGCGAAACCGCGCAGGGCGATGCCTCGCGCTTCAAGCAAGTGGTGGCGGAATACCAGAAGGCGCCGGCCGTCACGCGCGACCGTATGTATCTCGATACCATGCAGCAGATTTTCTCCAACACCGGCAAGGTCATGATCGACGCGAAAAGCGGCAATAATCTCCTGTATCTACCACTCGACAAGCTGATTGCGCACACCGCCGGCCAGGATGCGGCCAACGCGGCGCGCGCCCCGGCGGCGTCCGCAGCAGCCGCTGCCGGCAGCCCGGAAGCCGCCGCCCAGACGCTCGAAGCCGAGCGCGCGTTGCGCTCGCAGGATGCGCGCAGCTCACGTGAGCGGGAGGGCAGATAA
- the hflC gene encoding protease modulator HflC, with amino-acid sequence MNRLVTIAVAAVLAIWLLSSTVFIVDQRKYAIVFALGEVKQVIDKPGLHFKMPPPFQNVIFLDKRILTLDSPDADRFITAEKKNILIDSFVKWRIVDPRLYFVSFSGDERRALDRMSQIIKDALNLEITKRTVREVISGERAKVMNAIQKNVEDEAKKIGIQVIDVRLKRVDYVEQISNSVFDRMRSERLRVANELRSTGAAESEKIRADADKQRTVILAEAYREAEKMRGEGDAKASQIYAQAFGQNPEFYKFYRSLQAYRTSFKGQNDVMVLDPNSEFFRYFRSSGAAGAGAK; translated from the coding sequence ATGAACCGTCTTGTTACCATTGCCGTCGCCGCCGTCCTGGCGATCTGGTTGCTGTCGTCCACCGTGTTCATCGTCGACCAGCGCAAATATGCGATCGTCTTCGCCCTCGGTGAAGTCAAGCAGGTGATCGACAAGCCTGGCCTGCATTTCAAGATGCCGCCGCCGTTCCAGAATGTGATTTTCCTCGATAAGCGCATCCTGACGCTGGATTCGCCGGATGCCGACCGTTTCATCACGGCCGAAAAGAAGAACATCCTGATCGATTCCTTCGTCAAGTGGCGTATCGTCGATCCGCGCCTGTATTTCGTCAGCTTCAGCGGCGACGAGCGGCGCGCGCTGGACCGCATGTCGCAGATCATCAAGGATGCGCTGAACCTGGAAATCACCAAGCGCACGGTGCGCGAAGTGATCTCCGGCGAGCGCGCCAAGGTGATGAATGCGATCCAGAAGAATGTCGAGGACGAGGCCAAGAAGATCGGTATCCAGGTCATCGACGTGCGCCTGAAACGCGTGGATTATGTCGAGCAGATCAGCAATTCGGTATTCGACCGCATGCGCTCGGAACGTCTGCGCGTGGCCAACGAATTGCGCTCGACCGGCGCGGCGGAATCCGAGAAGATTCGCGCCGACGCCGACAAGCAGCGTACCGTGATCCTCGCCGAAGCCTATCGCGAAGCCGAGAAGATGCGCGGCGAGGGCGATGCCAAGGCGTCGCAGATCTATGCCCAGGCGTTTGGCCAGAATCCCGAGTTTTACAAGTTCTATCGCAGCCTGCAGGCGTACCGGACCAGCTTCAAGGGCCAGAACGATGTGATGGTGCTGGATCCGAATTCCGAGTTTTTCCGCTATTTCAGGAGCTCGGGCGCGGCGGGCGCCGGCGCCAAGTAA
- a CDS encoding ATP phosphoribosyltransferase regulatory subunit encodes MRTWLLPENIADVLPAEARKIEDLRRNMLDTFRRYGYELVMPPMLEYLESLLTGAGQDMGLRTFKLVDQLSGRTLGLRADMTTQVARIDAHLLNRSSVTRLCYAGSVLHTRPSGLHATREPLQIGAEIYGHAGLEADAEIQELVLACLALAGIAEVRLDLCHVGVVRAILQSDVRAQSDEEALISLLKTKDGAGLRELTGDYAPATRAALLALPALYGDGSVLAAARAALPALPGVVQALDELQALLDVAGSATVTIDLADLRGYQYESGAMFAAYVPGLPNAVARGGRYDHVGEAFGRARPATGFSMDLRELARLLPAVERSSAILAPWGRDNALREQITALRRAGEVVIQCFPGHGREQGEFDCDRELVCEGGNWVLKNLS; translated from the coding sequence ATGCGCACCTGGCTCCTACCTGAAAACATTGCCGATGTCCTGCCCGCCGAGGCGCGCAAGATTGAAGACTTGCGCCGCAACATGCTCGACACTTTCCGGCGCTATGGCTATGAGCTGGTCATGCCGCCGATGCTCGAGTATCTCGAGTCGCTGCTGACCGGTGCCGGCCAGGACATGGGTTTGCGCACCTTCAAGCTGGTGGACCAGTTGTCCGGACGCACCCTGGGTCTGCGCGCCGACATGACCACGCAGGTGGCGCGCATCGATGCCCACCTGTTGAATCGCAGTTCGGTCACGCGCCTGTGCTATGCCGGCAGTGTGCTGCACACGCGGCCATCGGGCCTGCACGCCACGCGCGAACCGCTGCAGATCGGCGCGGAAATCTATGGCCACGCCGGCCTGGAAGCCGATGCCGAAATCCAGGAACTGGTGCTGGCTTGCCTGGCGCTGGCCGGCATTGCCGAGGTCAGGCTGGATTTGTGCCATGTGGGCGTGGTGCGGGCGATCCTGCAAAGCGATGTCCGCGCGCAATCCGATGAAGAAGCTTTGATCAGCTTGTTGAAAACCAAGGATGGCGCCGGCCTGCGCGAACTGACGGGCGATTATGCCCCCGCCACGCGCGCCGCCTTGCTGGCGCTGCCCGCCCTGTATGGCGATGGCAGTGTGCTGGCCGCGGCGCGTGCCGCCTTGCCGGCCTTGCCTGGCGTGGTGCAGGCACTGGATGAATTACAGGCCTTGCTGGATGTGGCAGGCAGCGCCACCGTGACGATCGACCTGGCTGACTTGCGTGGCTACCAGTACGAAAGCGGCGCGATGTTTGCCGCCTACGTGCCGGGTTTGCCGAACGCAGTGGCGCGTGGCGGCCGCTACGATCATGTCGGCGAGGCCTTTGGCCGGGCGCGCCCGGCGACCGGATTTTCGATGGATTTGCGCGAACTGGCGCGGCTTTTGCCGGCCGTCGAGCGCAGCAGTGCGATTCTGGCGCCGTGGGGGCGCGACAATGCATTGCGCGAACAGATCACGGCGCTGCGTCGGGCCGGCGAAGTCGTGATCCAGTGCTTTCCAGGCCATGGCAGGGAACAAGGTGAATTCGATTGCGACCGCGAGCTGGTGTGCGAGGGCGGCAATTGGGTATTGAAGAATTTGAGCTAA
- a CDS encoding adenylosuccinate synthase, giving the protein MAKNVVVIGTQWGDEGKGKIVDWLTDHAQGVARFQGGHNAGHTLVIGGQKTALQLIPSGIMRAGVACYIGNGVVLSVPDLLREIDKLEASGVEVASRLKVSEACPLILPYHAALDAAREFARGAAKIGTTGKGIGPAYEDKVARRAIRVMDLLNEQRFAEKLAENLDYHNFVLTQYLKAPAVDYQKTLDDALANVPRIRPMVTDVSSALYAAYKAGANLLFEGAQGSLLDVDHGTYPFVTSSNCVAGNAAAGTGVGPGMLHYILGITKAYTTRVGSGPFPSELPTDAGVGQHLASVGHEFGTVTGRARRCGWFDAALLRRSIQINGVTGICLTKLDVLDGIEQLKICTGYLVDGKAVDIFPLGAEDAARCVPVYEEMPGWTESTVGAKSMDALPANARAYIARIGELIGTPIDMVSTGPDREETIVLRHPFK; this is encoded by the coding sequence ATGGCAAAGAACGTAGTGGTGATCGGTACCCAATGGGGCGATGAGGGCAAAGGCAAGATCGTCGATTGGCTGACCGATCATGCGCAGGGCGTGGCGCGCTTCCAAGGTGGGCACAATGCCGGCCACACGCTGGTCATCGGCGGCCAGAAAACGGCGCTGCAGCTGATCCCCTCGGGCATCATGCGCGCCGGCGTGGCCTGCTATATCGGCAATGGCGTGGTGCTGTCGGTGCCGGATCTGTTGCGCGAGATTGACAAGCTCGAGGCCAGCGGCGTCGAGGTGGCTTCGCGCCTGAAGGTATCGGAAGCATGCCCGCTGATCCTGCCTTACCATGCTGCGCTGGATGCGGCGCGCGAATTCGCCCGCGGCGCCGCCAAGATCGGCACCACCGGCAAGGGCATCGGCCCGGCCTATGAAGACAAGGTGGCGCGCCGGGCGATCCGCGTGATGGATTTGTTGAACGAGCAGCGTTTCGCCGAAAAGCTGGCAGAAAACCTCGATTACCATAATTTCGTCCTGACCCAGTATCTGAAGGCGCCGGCAGTCGACTATCAGAAGACCCTGGACGATGCGTTGGCCAACGTGCCGCGTATCCGGCCGATGGTGACCGATGTGTCGAGCGCCCTGTATGCCGCCTACAAGGCTGGCGCCAACCTCTTGTTCGAGGGCGCCCAGGGCAGCCTGCTGGACGTCGATCACGGCACCTATCCCTTCGTCACCTCGAGCAATTGCGTGGCTGGCAATGCCGCCGCCGGCACCGGGGTGGGGCCGGGCATGCTGCATTACATCCTCGGCATTACCAAGGCTTACACGACCCGTGTCGGCTCAGGCCCTTTCCCGTCGGAGTTGCCTACGGATGCCGGCGTCGGCCAGCATCTCGCCAGCGTTGGCCATGAATTCGGCACCGTCACGGGACGTGCGCGCCGCTGCGGCTGGTTCGATGCAGCCCTGCTGCGCCGCTCGATCCAGATCAATGGCGTGACCGGCATCTGCCTGACCAAGCTGGATGTGCTGGATGGCATCGAGCAGTTGAAGATTTGCACCGGCTATCTGGTCGATGGCAAGGCGGTCGATATCTTCCCGCTGGGCGCGGAAGATGCCGCGCGCTGCGTGCCGGTGTACGAGGAAATGCCGGGGTGGACGGAGTCCACCGTGGGCGCCAAGAGCATGGATGCCTTGCCGGCGAATGCGCGGGCCTATATCGCCCGCATCGGCGAGTTGATCGGCACGCCGATCGACATGGTCTCCACCGGTCCGGACCGTGAGGAAACCATCGTGCTGCGGCATCCTTTCAAGTAA